One part of the Pseudomonadota bacterium genome encodes these proteins:
- the tnpA gene encoding IS200/IS605 family transposase, which produces MEYRHSKHHVYLINYHLIFCPKRRHPVLVDKVKNRLMQIIKDKAKQIEVGIIALEIMPDHVHIFVSAYPMIPAHKIVKTFKGVSSNILRKEFPHLLKLPSLWTRSYFVSTAGNISNETIKKYIEGQSRK; this is translated from the coding sequence ATGGAATATAGACATAGCAAGCATCATGTATATCTTATAAATTATCATTTGATATTTTGTCCTAAAAGAAGACACCCTGTTCTCGTAGACAAGGTTAAAAACAGGCTTATGCAAATTATTAAAGATAAAGCCAAACAGATAGAGGTTGGTATTATTGCTCTTGAAATTATGCCTGACCATGTTCATATCTTTGTATCTGCCTATCCTATGATACCTGCTCATAAAATAGTTAAAACATTTAAAGGTGTCAGTTCTAACATCTTGCGCAAAGAATTTCCTCATTTGCTTAAACTCCCTTCTCTCTGGACACGTTCATATTTTGTATCAACAGCAGGGAATATCAGCAATGAAACAATCAAAAAATATATAGAGGGACAAAGCAGAAAATGA